The Vibrio tubiashii ATCC 19109 genome has a segment encoding these proteins:
- a CDS encoding GspS/AspS pilotin family protein, with protein MLNSLKSFSIIALVMLVAGCSSASSEKQKQLELLAQSRANLLATELPLESGPLSIMRASAKGSTIEIMMVYNDDAKGAKPAAQVLNQSIRTYCTTPDTMNNLEVGISYRIKMRNSRGQLMADEFVTQQRCNSLTK; from the coding sequence ATGCTTAATTCACTCAAGTCTTTTTCTATCATCGCACTGGTGATGCTCGTTGCTGGCTGTTCGTCTGCCTCGTCAGAAAAACAAAAACAGCTAGAATTATTAGCGCAAAGCCGAGCAAACCTACTGGCTACTGAGCTTCCTCTAGAATCAGGCCCTCTGTCCATCATGCGTGCGAGTGCAAAAGGAAGCACCATTGAGATTATGATGGTTTACAACGATGATGCGAAAGGGGCGAAGCCGGCTGCGCAAGTCTTGAATCAAAGTATTCGAACTTACTGTACTACGCCTGACACCATGAATAATCTTGAAGTCGGCATCAGCTATAGAATTAAGATGCGAAATAGCCGCGGACAATTAATGGCTGACGAGTTTGTGACTCAGCAACGCTGCAATAGTTTAACCAAATAA
- a CDS encoding YciI family protein → MWYVIFSQDVENSLEKRLSVRPAHLERLQALQDEGRLLTAGPMPAIDSDNPGEAGFTGSTVIAEFDSLQQAQEWADADPYIEAGVYEKVIVKPFKKVF, encoded by the coding sequence ATGTGGTATGTCATCTTCTCACAAGATGTAGAGAACTCTTTGGAAAAGCGCCTTAGTGTGCGTCCTGCTCACCTAGAGCGTTTACAAGCACTGCAAGATGAAGGCCGTTTGCTCACAGCAGGACCAATGCCTGCCATTGACTCTGATAACCCAGGAGAAGCTGGCTTTACTGGTTCCACTGTTATTGCTGAGTTTGACTCGTTGCAACAAGCTCAAGAATGGGCTGACGCTGATCCCTATATTGAAGCGGGTGTTTACGAGAAAGTTATCGTTAAGCCATTTAAAAAAGTGTTTTAA
- the yciA gene encoding acyl-CoA thioester hydrolase YciA, translated as MSTENTAPKGQLLLRTLAMPADTNANGDIFGGWIMSQLDLAGGILAKEISSGRIVTVSVSSITFKKPVRVGDVVCCYGECTKIGRTSMSIDLEVWVKPVKEHGLEDRFMVCDATFNYVAIDAEGKPRPIEQS; from the coding sequence ATGAGCACAGAAAACACTGCACCCAAAGGGCAATTACTTCTTAGAACCCTTGCTATGCCAGCAGATACTAACGCCAATGGCGATATTTTTGGTGGTTGGATCATGTCACAACTTGACCTTGCAGGCGGTATCCTCGCCAAAGAAATCTCATCTGGTCGAATCGTTACTGTTTCGGTATCAAGTATTACGTTTAAAAAACCGGTTCGTGTAGGCGATGTGGTCTGCTGTTACGGTGAGTGTACCAAAATAGGTCGCACTTCAATGAGCATTGATCTAGAAGTCTGGGTCAAGCCTGTCAAAGAACATGGCTTAGAAGATCGCTTTATGGTGTGTGACGCAACATTCAATTACGTCGCTATTGATGCTGAAGGCAAACCACGTCCAATTGAACAGTCTTAA
- a CDS encoding septation protein A, which produces MKQLLDFIPLIIFFALYKLQDIYVATGALIVATAIQIIVTYLIYKKVEKMQVITFLMVAVFGGMTIFLHDDNFIKWKVTIVYLIFAIGLAVSHAIGKSAIKSMLGKEITLPDSVWAKVTWAWVAFFSLCAGINVYVAFNLPLDVWVNFKVFGLLAATFGFTLLTGIYIYKHMPKDEQNANSGG; this is translated from the coding sequence ATGAAACAACTGCTCGATTTTATCCCATTAATTATTTTCTTCGCTTTATACAAATTGCAGGATATCTACGTTGCGACAGGCGCTCTGATTGTCGCAACGGCCATTCAAATTATCGTGACTTATTTGATCTATAAGAAAGTTGAAAAGATGCAAGTCATCACCTTTTTGATGGTTGCCGTATTTGGCGGTATGACTATTTTTCTCCACGATGACAACTTTATTAAGTGGAAAGTCACCATAGTTTATCTGATTTTCGCGATTGGATTGGCAGTGAGCCATGCAATTGGAAAATCGGCGATAAAAAGCATGCTCGGAAAAGAGATCACACTTCCTGATTCGGTTTGGGCAAAAGTCACATGGGCGTGGGTAGCTTTCTTTTCACTATGTGCAGGCATAAACGTCTACGTTGCTTTTAACCTTCCGCTCGATGTCTGGGTTAACTTCAAAGTCTTTGGTCTACTAGCGGCGACATTTGGTTTCACATTGCTGACCGGAATCTACATCTACAAACACATGCCAAAAGACGAACAGAACGCTAACTCTGGCGGATAA
- a CDS encoding META domain-containing protein has protein sequence MKLSPKTLLAAITLPLVVTACASNGDDVKQITAQDLQHHNWELVSIDGEAVVADSRQNPPRLEIGEKMTANGNAGCNNFFGQAELKDNQFRIEKMGMTMKMCVGDVMDVEQAFGQTLSDWSDMTLTQDTMVLKNDVHTLTFKLNDWKN, from the coding sequence ATGAAGCTTAGTCCAAAAACGCTACTTGCAGCAATTACACTACCTCTTGTTGTAACAGCATGCGCAAGCAATGGAGACGATGTGAAACAAATTACAGCTCAAGATCTACAACACCACAACTGGGAACTGGTTAGCATCGATGGCGAAGCGGTTGTTGCAGATAGCCGTCAAAACCCACCGCGCCTTGAAATTGGTGAAAAGATGACAGCGAACGGCAATGCTGGTTGTAACAACTTCTTTGGTCAAGCTGAGTTGAAAGACAACCAGTTCCGCATCGAGAAAATGGGCATGACCATGAAGATGTGTGTCGGCGACGTTATGGATGTAGAACAAGCGTTTGGTCAAACTCTGTCTGATTGGAGTGATATGACGCTAACTCAAGATACTATGGTTCTGAAAAACGACGTACATACGCTGACATTCAAGCTAAACGATTGGAAAAACTAA
- a CDS encoding DUF1289 domain-containing protein, translated as MEQLEFFTVPSPCVGICTVDEKGYCKGCMRKREERFNWLNMTPAQQLHVIKLCRQRYLRKIRKGQSTSSEEIPTNTPQQDLF; from the coding sequence TTGGAGCAGCTAGAGTTTTTTACCGTCCCGAGCCCTTGTGTTGGCATTTGTACAGTAGATGAAAAAGGCTACTGTAAGGGCTGTATGCGTAAACGAGAAGAGCGTTTTAACTGGTTAAACATGACCCCCGCTCAGCAGCTACATGTGATTAAACTTTGTCGTCAACGCTACCTGCGTAAGATACGAAAAGGGCAATCGACTTCATCCGAAGAGATCCCAACCAATACACCTCAACAAGATCTTTTTTAA
- a CDS encoding DUF1289 domain-containing protein has product MDIRNYSANPCVGLCESNINGVCIGCGRTREERYLWYQMSEIEQREILDRLSNEPLCFNLKSS; this is encoded by the coding sequence ATGGATATACGAAATTATAGTGCGAACCCGTGTGTGGGCTTGTGCGAATCAAACATCAATGGTGTTTGTATAGGCTGTGGCCGAACGCGAGAAGAACGCTATCTTTGGTATCAAATGTCTGAAATCGAACAAAGAGAGATTCTAGACCGACTATCTAATGAACCTCTCTGCTTCAATCTGAAATCTAGCTAG
- a CDS encoding ABC transporter substrate-binding protein: MTRLITLLSSLVFSLSAFAADTWQEVVEKAKGQTVYFHAWGGSQEINRYIQWAGNKLQSQYDVTLKHVKVTDIAETTSRLIAEKAAGKNSGGSVDMVWINGENFKSMKDNQLLFGPFVEGLPSWQYVDKSLPVDVDFSEPTEGLEAPWGVGQLVFIHDEKALNNPPQSFAELQSYAKAYPNRITYPRPPEFHGTSFVKALLIELTNNDASLQQPVSEQNFAIVTEPLWSYLDEFHKVAWRGGKQFPAGTAETVQLLDDGQIDLAITFNPNAVFSAQASGNLADTTKAYSMEAGALSNIHFLAIPWNANASAGAQVAVNFLLSPEAQSRKGDLNVWGDPSVLSSQFLTGSAKNTQQFKSIAEPHPSWQAALEKEWLKRYGN, from the coding sequence ATGACAAGGCTGATCACTCTTCTTTCTTCACTTGTTTTTTCACTTTCTGCTTTTGCAGCAGATACTTGGCAAGAGGTTGTCGAAAAAGCGAAAGGACAAACCGTCTACTTCCATGCTTGGGGCGGTAGCCAAGAAATAAACCGCTATATTCAATGGGCAGGCAATAAGCTTCAATCCCAATACGATGTCACGTTAAAACATGTCAAAGTCACCGATATTGCTGAGACAACATCACGTTTGATTGCCGAAAAGGCCGCGGGGAAAAACAGCGGTGGTAGTGTCGACATGGTTTGGATTAATGGTGAAAACTTCAAATCGATGAAAGACAACCAGCTGCTATTTGGTCCGTTTGTAGAGGGTTTACCTAGTTGGCAATATGTCGATAAATCGCTTCCAGTCGACGTCGACTTCTCCGAACCAACAGAGGGCTTAGAAGCGCCGTGGGGGGTTGGTCAGTTGGTCTTTATCCATGATGAAAAAGCGTTAAATAATCCACCGCAATCATTTGCAGAGTTGCAAAGCTATGCCAAAGCTTACCCAAACCGTATTACTTATCCTCGCCCACCTGAATTTCACGGTACAAGCTTTGTGAAAGCGCTTCTGATCGAACTGACAAACAATGATGCTTCTCTGCAGCAACCTGTTTCTGAGCAGAACTTCGCTATTGTGACCGAGCCGCTTTGGTCGTACCTTGATGAATTCCATAAAGTCGCTTGGCGTGGTGGTAAACAGTTCCCAGCAGGCACAGCAGAAACCGTTCAGCTGCTTGATGATGGTCAAATCGATCTCGCTATTACATTCAATCCAAATGCGGTATTTTCCGCACAAGCGAGTGGCAACCTAGCAGACACAACAAAGGCATACTCAATGGAAGCGGGTGCACTTTCTAATATCCATTTCTTAGCTATTCCTTGGAATGCCAATGCGAGTGCGGGCGCTCAAGTCGCGGTCAATTTCCTACTCAGCCCAGAAGCGCAGTCTCGTAAAGGTGATCTGAATGTATGGGGCGATCCTTCTGTACTAAGTAGCCAATTCTTGACGGGTTCTGCGAAGAACACCCAGCAATTTAAGTCTATTGCTGAACCTCATCCTAGTTGGCAAGCCGCTTTAGAAAAAGAGTGGCTAAAACGTTACGGGAATTAG
- a CDS encoding ABC transporter permease has protein sequence MLRALYLVIIVVCIVPTLPGLLGVLVSALGYIPPIGLNQFSIDGFSAVFGWAGVWQSIGLTVYSAIVSSYLACLITFAILQSAWKSPFWRKIELSLSPLLAMPHVAFAIGFAFLFAPTGMGARLLHDLFGYDPNGQTVDDLALLVKDPYALGLIVMLAIKEVPFLLLMSIPILQQLNVEQTEKVSHAMGYSSAQTWWKCLFPQWFAKLRFPMLAVIAYSLSVVDVALIVGPTNPPTFAVLVWQWFNDPDLSLLPRAAAGAVVLFAIATLLIGFARLVEWTITKGFKAWQYSGRKGGKLPGKSLFFAVGGLTLAIIPLLIIWSFAQRWRFPDLLPSKFSLRFWQYEWQGILGTLEQSLIIALVCATVSLVLALIAHEYRLRYRWQVPGYVIAIPMLIPQLSVLFGMQIVTLYLNSEAYLFWVCWAHVFFAFPFVYLSLDGPWRSFDDGLTRVALSLGKSPLQAWLKVKLPLLLPAIAFAWAVGISVSLAQYLPTLVLGAGRISTITTEAVALSSGFDRRVTAIYAIWQAILPLLFFSFAILLSRLHVKYRRLTIKGLLPNESLSRKPRHP, from the coding sequence ATGTTAAGAGCGCTTTATTTAGTCATTATCGTCGTTTGTATAGTGCCTACCCTACCAGGTTTGCTTGGTGTGTTGGTCTCTGCGCTTGGGTATATCCCCCCGATTGGCTTAAATCAGTTTTCCATTGACGGCTTCTCTGCTGTGTTTGGGTGGGCTGGTGTTTGGCAGTCAATCGGGTTAACGGTTTATAGTGCGATTGTGAGTAGCTACCTTGCCTGTTTGATCACCTTTGCCATTTTGCAATCTGCATGGAAGAGTCCGTTTTGGCGCAAGATTGAATTGAGCTTATCTCCGCTACTCGCTATGCCTCACGTTGCCTTCGCTATTGGTTTCGCTTTCTTGTTTGCACCAACGGGAATGGGCGCGCGTCTCTTACATGATTTGTTTGGTTATGACCCTAACGGGCAAACGGTTGATGACTTGGCGCTATTGGTCAAAGACCCTTATGCACTTGGCTTAATTGTTATGTTGGCGATCAAAGAAGTCCCTTTCTTACTTCTAATGAGTATCCCAATTCTCCAGCAGTTAAATGTGGAGCAGACTGAAAAGGTCAGTCATGCCATGGGCTATAGTTCCGCCCAAACTTGGTGGAAATGTCTCTTCCCGCAGTGGTTTGCTAAGCTACGCTTCCCGATGCTCGCTGTGATCGCTTACAGTTTGTCTGTGGTTGATGTTGCCCTTATTGTAGGACCAACCAACCCTCCAACATTTGCCGTCTTGGTCTGGCAATGGTTCAATGATCCAGACTTATCACTGCTCCCTCGTGCAGCAGCGGGTGCTGTGGTTTTATTCGCAATCGCAACGCTATTGATTGGTTTTGCTCGCTTGGTCGAATGGACAATAACCAAAGGCTTTAAGGCTTGGCAATATTCAGGCAGAAAAGGGGGCAAATTACCGGGAAAAAGCCTTTTCTTTGCAGTAGGAGGATTAACCTTAGCGATAATTCCGCTATTGATTATTTGGAGTTTCGCACAGCGCTGGCGTTTTCCAGACCTCCTACCGTCCAAGTTTAGTCTGCGATTTTGGCAGTATGAATGGCAAGGTATTTTAGGCACGCTAGAGCAGAGTCTAATCATCGCGCTTGTCTGTGCGACAGTGAGTTTAGTATTAGCACTGATCGCTCATGAGTATCGTCTACGTTATCGTTGGCAGGTACCGGGGTATGTCATTGCGATCCCTATGCTCATCCCGCAATTGTCAGTTCTGTTTGGTATGCAGATCGTCACTTTGTATTTAAACAGTGAGGCGTATTTGTTTTGGGTCTGTTGGGCTCATGTATTTTTCGCTTTCCCATTCGTTTATCTCTCTCTCGATGGACCATGGCGCAGCTTTGACGACGGGCTTACGCGCGTTGCCTTGAGCTTAGGCAAATCTCCGTTGCAGGCTTGGTTGAAAGTTAAACTGCCATTACTACTGCCTGCCATCGCGTTTGCTTGGGCTGTTGGCATTAGTGTGAGTCTCGCGCAGTACCTCCCTACTCTGGTGTTGGGAGCGGGGCGTATCAGCACAATAACGACTGAAGCTGTCGCTCTATCCAGTGGCTTCGACCGCCGCGTTACTGCTATTTATGCTATTTGGCAAGCTATCTTGCCGCTACTGTTTTTCTCTTTTGCGATTCTACTTAGCCGACTTCATGTTAAGTATCGCCGTTTGACTATTAAAGGTTTACTACCAAATGAGTCTTTGTCTCGAAAACCTCGCCATCCATAA
- a CDS encoding ATP-binding cassette domain-containing protein: MSLCLENLAIHKTNGDALFSEFNLTVEPGEIVTLMGPSGCGKSTLLDAIAGHLSSEFDYSGSITLSEQRLDSMPAHKRQVGILFQDDLLFPHLTVWENLAFALPDSIKGTRRKEQALQALKNISLSKLAESFPDQISGGQRARIALTRMLLAQPKVALLDEPYSKLDKELREQFRAWVVDQLKAANIPALMVTHDDEDVPADSRCITWPWEAKHA; the protein is encoded by the coding sequence ATGAGTCTTTGTCTCGAAAACCTCGCCATCCATAAAACCAATGGCGATGCCCTTTTCTCTGAATTCAACCTAACCGTCGAGCCGGGAGAGATTGTTACATTAATGGGCCCAAGTGGCTGTGGTAAATCCACCTTGCTTGATGCGATTGCAGGCCATTTATCCTCGGAGTTTGATTATTCAGGCTCTATCACTTTGAGCGAGCAACGCCTTGATAGCATGCCTGCCCACAAGCGTCAGGTTGGTATCCTGTTCCAAGATGACTTACTCTTTCCCCATTTAACCGTGTGGGAAAACTTAGCGTTTGCGCTACCTGATTCGATTAAAGGGACTCGGAGAAAAGAACAAGCACTACAAGCACTGAAGAACATTTCATTATCTAAACTTGCTGAGTCGTTTCCCGATCAGATCTCGGGCGGTCAACGTGCTCGTATTGCTTTAACTCGTATGCTGTTGGCACAACCTAAAGTTGCTTTGTTAGACGAGCCCTACAGCAAATTAGATAAAGAATTGCGCGAGCAATTTCGCGCTTGGGTCGTTGACCAATTAAAAGCGGCTAATATTCCTGCCTTGATGGTCACTCACGATGACGAAGATGTTCCAGCTGATAGTCGCTGCATCACTTGGCCGTGGGAGGCAAAACATGCTTGA
- a CDS encoding EAL domain-containing response regulator has product MKNSQIVIVDDSPAILLVMKGMMSELGYENVITCSNPASALANIRRSPEKYCAVFTDLNMPDIDGMTLLKELGEMNYRGGVCIISEMENRVIELAAHIARKHKVNLVGNIAKPVYLNELQRMLNKLQQLSLRESKHYEPLSASTLSDYIKQDLIEPYYQPKVNLDSKNVEGIEVLARIVKSGQTNAIAPGQFIPTAIEHGLLNELTQQLLGKVLADFPKLVKEFGEGVKISLNLSPSQLTTDGYTRDFIETIDTQHVDKNNITLEITEEFALEDTEQLETINRLRMRGFGLSLDDFGTGFTNLNQLRTLPFTEVKIDRTLINDIHQDQFNQVVVDTLVNIAGKIDASLIAEGLEEYEDLEYLSKTYKDMNVQGYLICKPKPLDSLLYWHHSWLYNVQ; this is encoded by the coding sequence ATGAAAAACTCGCAAATTGTCATAGTAGATGACTCACCAGCGATTCTTTTGGTGATGAAAGGCATGATGTCGGAGCTTGGGTATGAAAATGTGATCACTTGTTCTAACCCCGCGTCGGCTCTTGCCAATATCCGACGCTCTCCTGAGAAATACTGCGCAGTATTTACTGATCTGAATATGCCAGATATAGATGGGATGACCCTACTAAAAGAACTCGGAGAAATGAATTATCGAGGTGGGGTTTGTATCATCTCGGAAATGGAAAATCGAGTAATAGAGCTTGCTGCCCACATTGCTCGTAAACACAAGGTCAATTTGGTTGGTAATATAGCTAAACCAGTCTATCTCAACGAACTTCAACGGATGCTCAACAAACTTCAGCAGCTTTCATTGCGAGAGTCGAAGCATTATGAACCATTGTCTGCAAGTACATTGAGTGACTATATCAAGCAAGACTTAATCGAACCTTATTATCAGCCCAAAGTGAACTTAGATAGCAAAAACGTTGAAGGTATTGAGGTGTTGGCTCGTATAGTAAAATCTGGGCAGACCAACGCGATAGCGCCAGGGCAGTTCATTCCGACTGCGATTGAGCATGGGTTGCTAAACGAGCTTACTCAGCAGCTGTTAGGCAAAGTACTTGCTGATTTTCCAAAATTGGTTAAAGAGTTTGGTGAAGGGGTGAAAATTAGCCTTAATCTATCACCTTCGCAGTTAACCACTGACGGTTATACGCGGGATTTTATCGAGACGATTGATACGCAGCATGTGGATAAAAACAACATTACTTTGGAGATAACCGAGGAGTTCGCGCTAGAAGATACTGAACAGTTGGAGACTATAAACCGTCTAAGGATGCGTGGTTTTGGATTATCGCTTGACGACTTTGGCACCGGGTTCACTAACCTCAACCAACTTCGTACCCTGCCGTTTACAGAAGTGAAAATCGATCGCACATTGATCAATGATATCCATCAAGATCAGTTTAACCAAGTTGTGGTCGATACCTTGGTAAACATTGCAGGGAAAATTGACGCCTCTCTGATTGCTGAAGGGTTGGAGGAGTATGAAGATCTTGAGTACTTGAGCAAAACCTATAAAGATATGAACGTGCAAGGTTATCTGATTTGTAAGCCGAAACCACTTGATAGTTTATTGTACTGGCACCACAGTTGGCTATACAACGTGCAATAA
- a CDS encoding VC2662 family protein, translating to MKKILNAVAISAMVLSPVTFASSPVMFSSVSDFNAPENSQVSGVRLAALHGKVDTVKGVDFSIVGMSETNTTTGVNFGLFLGASKVNQEMTGASLGLFNWNEGLTTGVNLGAVNVTNDVRGANVSFVNYSEGDTMVDVGAVNMSNESTVQVGVFNKTAKIEGVQIGLINCADNGFLPCFPIFNFGK from the coding sequence ATGAAAAAAATACTTAATGCAGTGGCTATCTCGGCAATGGTGTTGTCTCCCGTGACATTCGCCTCTTCTCCGGTCATGTTCTCATCGGTTAGCGATTTTAATGCACCTGAAAACTCTCAGGTCTCCGGAGTAAGACTGGCGGCCCTTCACGGTAAAGTCGATACCGTCAAAGGAGTCGATTTTTCTATTGTCGGTATGTCAGAAACCAATACCACAACGGGCGTTAACTTCGGCTTGTTTTTGGGAGCTTCCAAAGTTAACCAAGAGATGACAGGCGCTTCTCTAGGCCTATTTAACTGGAATGAAGGTTTAACTACAGGTGTGAACCTAGGAGCCGTTAACGTAACCAATGATGTCAGAGGAGCCAACGTTTCATTCGTGAACTATTCCGAAGGCGACACTATGGTTGATGTTGGTGCAGTAAATATGTCAAACGAGTCGACTGTCCAAGTCGGTGTTTTTAACAAAACAGCCAAAATCGAAGGTGTCCAAATAGGACTCATCAACTGCGCTGACAACGGCTTTTTGCCCTGCTTCCCGATTTTTAACTTTGGAAAATGA
- a CDS encoding sensor histidine kinase: MFSYLLHQMMYPKAVVLLSISLLVLVWAGYFCTALAKRHGTLSLKQYTYYICYTVGVFFWTLSNSYFHTDLLVRFGDSVAINIAIVANLATLLAFVSAYCFISKLHKHYTNKSVALWQDILVANITLFGVISNLMPGGTILGIDIIGPSNFQLKFGPYTKYFFLGFIILVLLTFFNLLSLKKSRNRIRKTRTNYMIMGITIFMSSTAVIQVGMTFFFDNFSLTWLPPALSLSEMLFMGYALLTSRFFSPKYICFIFVSIASTALIYATTVASFVPITQLGVTDALFLVLLIGMTWQTLYRFVQKTVSMIMYRDPIHPVEKISRLEDEFQSSPTRAMESLADYLGVPKDKLRLLDDYHDVNLYRNYFESHGTSLVIEEVEEELLNSNDKTLSLVHSNMSKFESALVVPLFESKNKLSHILVSSSKSEGVHFSYEELSALEKVLSKVQVHLNYEREVRQSQALASSIAHEMRNPFAQLQLEFELIEQAIKQPNSTEQLKYHVNKGTKAIARSHQLIDIITRELGQASLDQAPVVPSLVSSVVCSAIDQYGFENETMRYRVHLDFQHDFVVEINDTLFSFVLFNLVRNATYYFDSYPKSRISIQLKKGHHENYLLFRDTGPGIPDHLIAQIFDDFFSYNKSGGSGLGLGYCQRVMTSFGGSISCHSELDRYTEFKLTFPAASPSLNDLLILKPKQGNLLVSPVSAALN; encoded by the coding sequence ATGTTCAGTTATCTATTGCATCAAATGATGTATCCCAAAGCGGTCGTATTACTCTCGATCTCTTTACTTGTTCTCGTTTGGGCAGGTTATTTTTGTACTGCTCTGGCAAAACGTCATGGAACTCTCAGTTTAAAGCAGTACACCTATTATATTTGCTATACCGTGGGGGTTTTCTTCTGGACGCTAAGTAACAGCTATTTCCATACGGATCTGCTTGTAAGGTTTGGAGATAGTGTCGCGATTAACATTGCAATTGTTGCCAATTTAGCAACGCTACTCGCTTTTGTCTCAGCCTACTGTTTTATATCAAAACTGCACAAGCACTACACCAATAAAAGCGTCGCGCTATGGCAAGATATCCTAGTTGCTAACATTACCTTATTTGGTGTTATCAGCAACCTCATGCCCGGAGGCACTATTCTAGGCATCGACATTATTGGCCCCAGTAATTTCCAGTTGAAGTTTGGTCCTTACACTAAGTATTTCTTTCTAGGCTTCATCATCTTAGTGCTGTTAACTTTCTTTAATCTTCTTTCGCTAAAAAAGAGTCGCAACCGAATACGAAAAACGCGAACCAATTACATGATCATGGGTATCACTATATTCATGTCCTCCACCGCGGTTATTCAGGTTGGCATGACTTTCTTTTTTGACAATTTCTCACTTACTTGGCTTCCCCCGGCATTATCCCTAAGTGAAATGCTGTTCATGGGATACGCCCTGCTTACATCGCGCTTTTTCAGTCCGAAATACATCTGTTTTATCTTCGTTAGTATCGCCTCCACCGCGTTAATATATGCCACAACTGTCGCGTCTTTCGTTCCTATTACTCAGCTAGGAGTTACCGATGCTTTATTCCTAGTTCTACTCATAGGAATGACTTGGCAAACACTTTATCGGTTTGTCCAAAAAACAGTCAGTATGATTATGTATCGAGACCCTATCCATCCCGTAGAAAAAATATCTCGGCTAGAAGATGAGTTTCAATCTTCCCCGACGCGCGCCATGGAAAGCTTGGCTGACTACTTGGGCGTACCAAAAGATAAACTTCGCTTGTTAGACGACTATCATGATGTGAATTTGTATCGAAACTACTTTGAGAGTCATGGAACCTCATTGGTCATTGAAGAGGTGGAAGAAGAATTACTCAACTCAAATGATAAAACGCTTAGCCTTGTTCACAGCAATATGAGTAAATTCGAATCAGCCTTGGTCGTACCGCTCTTCGAAAGTAAAAATAAGCTATCGCACATTTTGGTTTCAAGCTCGAAATCTGAGGGGGTTCATTTTTCATATGAAGAGCTCTCGGCACTTGAAAAAGTACTAAGCAAGGTTCAGGTACATTTAAACTATGAACGTGAAGTCCGGCAGTCACAAGCTTTAGCAAGTTCGATAGCACATGAGATGCGTAACCCTTTTGCCCAACTGCAACTTGAATTTGAACTCATTGAGCAAGCTATTAAACAACCTAACTCGACCGAGCAGCTAAAGTACCATGTCAATAAAGGGACTAAAGCCATCGCTCGAAGTCATCAATTAATTGATATCATAACGCGAGAATTGGGCCAAGCTTCACTCGATCAAGCACCCGTTGTTCCATCACTCGTTTCCTCTGTAGTTTGTTCCGCGATTGATCAATACGGTTTTGAGAATGAAACTATGCGCTACAGGGTCCATCTGGATTTCCAACATGATTTCGTGGTAGAGATTAATGATACTTTGTTTAGTTTCGTACTGTTTAATCTCGTGCGAAACGCGACTTACTATTTCGATTCGTACCCTAAAAGCAGAATTTCAATTCAACTAAAAAAAGGTCACCACGAGAACTACTTACTTTTTCGTGATACCGGTCCAGGCATACCAGATCACTTGATAGCCCAAATATTTGATGACTTTTTCAGTTATAACAAGAGCGGAGGTAGTGGCTTGGGGTTAGGCTATTGCCAACGTGTAATGACTTCTTTTGGTGGATCTATCAGTTGCCATTCAGAGTTAGATAGGTATACGGAGTTCAAACTGACTTTTCCTGCTGCTAGCCCATCACTTAACGACCTATTAATACTCAAACCTAAGCAGGGGAATCTATTAGTCAGCCCCGTGAGCGCAGCTCTGAACTGA